One Euphorbia lathyris chromosome 1, ddEupLath1.1, whole genome shotgun sequence DNA segment encodes these proteins:
- the LOC136210611 gene encoding transcription factor MYB1-like: MYEMEHTLSLRKGAWTCEEDDRLRACIRNYGEGQWHRVPLRAGLNRCRKSCRLRWLNYLKPNIKRGDFALDEVDLIMRLHKLLGIRWSLIAGRLPGRTANDVKNYWNTHLKKQISSKEITTPKITRNNIIKPRPRTFSNKYFFLSNRQNDIEIVGDTTSEQRKNSPMFTLPQSSENSEGSLWWERLIGDDNDNGDGGDKEMKQSNNNGVTEESVPQQTKSNAACNNVNQTCYTQDHKSLWSDFCLDDVSFWDLLDAPQDLSI, translated from the exons ATGTATGAAATGGAGCATACCTTAAGCCTCAGAAAAGGAGCTTGGACTTGTGAAGAAGATGATCGTCTAAGGGCATGCATCCGAAACTATGGTGAAGGACAATGGCATCGCGTTCCTCTTCGTGCAG GTTTGAACCGATGCAGAAAAAGTTGTCGACTAAGATGGTTGAATTATCTTAAACCAAATATTAAAAGAGGTGATTTTGCACTTGATGAAGTTGATTTAATTATGCGCCTCCATAAGCTCTTAGGTATCAG ATGGTCATTAATTGCCGGAAGATTACCAGGAAGAACTGCAAATGATGTAAAGAATTATTGGAACACTCACCTTAAGAAGCAAATTTCATCCAAAGAAATTACAACACCAAAGATAACAAGAAACAACATCATCAAGCCACGACCTCGGACCTTCTCTAATAAATACTTTTTCTTGTCTAATCGCCAAAATGATATTGAGATAGTTGGCGACACAACTAGTGAGCAGCGCAAAAACTCTCCCATGTTCACATTGCCTCAATCTTCAGAAAATAGTGAAGGTAGTTTATGGTGGGAAAGATTGATAGGTGATGATAATGATAATGGAGATGGGGGTGATAAGGAAATGAAGCAATCAAACAACAATGGTGTGACAGAAGAAAGTGTTCCACAACAGACTAAAAGTAATGCAGCTTGCAACAATGTTAATCAGACTTGTTATACACAAGATCATAAGAGTCTTTGGAGTGACTTTTGTCTTGATGATGTCAGCTTTTGGGATCTTCTTGATGCTCCACAAGACTTATCTATTTGA